One Plasmodium coatneyi strain Hackeri chromosome 14, complete sequence genomic window carries:
- a CDS encoding KIR protein: MEEGGEGGILRRSMLYNLPSMGIYSKFLSAKFNESHDDVNKIESALETYEDKIEEYEKIGQACGLAFKMEKKDSGPLYSERCNFLFFWIGDYVRRKMKIKTDYTTFNNIMSAACTALQSNLTDVSDCDVACKGINWNNFQQRKEAYEYIYDHSYIKGELNKYESKCSKDCSEYVQKLVENYNEVHTICECHATSGTYCEKFEQEYTKNQGNGLSDLKCTNVLDGSDLGVGKMDLQDREKVISAVCFSINSHATNSYVCPHEIFSIHSVMNFKDKILKDAPSTKAYSALNKGQSDCNGDDDNFPTDLKEAWKLHANNSENIEDLKKVWCRVRNLKGDNLSEDERCHFSYYYIGHIFSGDLKSDESFWNFMDKVLEKLKALPDGGNKCEIVRSPFEYVYLDSEKRVYDSYKDYTTINEKVGVNGTACSKDLQHYLQEAALAYSIIKGHCEKGLYSGNAYCIKFNTQYKELIREKLLGSKCISDRAQGFLRDAEGVNAAATAISSILGIVGLPTIAFFLHKYNLLPPWISHYFGGGRSPHTRSNRGKRRSGAKSWDTLTDNDSTIGSTVASTSNLSRTTTENYTIYNGRSPPTRTNSGRNSNRQQQQRQRFVS; this comes from the exons atggaagaaggaggagaaggaggaatattACGG agatCTATGCTGTATAATTTGCCTTCCATGGGAATATATAGTAAGTTTTTGAGTGCAAAATTTAACGAAAGCCATGACGACGTGAATAAAATAGAATCGGCGCTAGAAACATATGAAGataaaatagaagaataCGAGAAGATTGGACAGGCCTGTGGTCTCGCattcaaaatggagaaaaaggaCAGCGGACCGTTGTATAGCGAGCGCTGtaatttcctatttttttggaTAGGGGACTACGTGCGGCGCAAAATGAAGATTAAGACAGATTATACTAcatttaataatattatgaGTGCTGCTTGCACCGCACTTCAGAGTAATTTGACTGATGTTAGTGACTGTGATGTTGCATGCAAAGGCATTAACTGGAACAATTTccaacaaagaaaagaagccTATGAATACATCTATGACCACAGTTACATAAAGGGGGAgttaaataaatatgaatcAAAGTGTAGTAAGGATTGTTCCGAATATGTACAGAAGTTAGTTGAAAATTATAATGAAGTACATACAATTTGCGAATGTCATGCCACATCCGGCACTTATTGTGAAAAGTTTGAACAGGAGTATACGAAGAATCAGGGTAATGGACTGTCTGAtttaaaatgcacaaatgtacTAGATGGTTCCGACCTCGGTGTTGGCAAAATGGATCTGCAGGACAGGGAGAAGGTTATTTCTGCTGTGTGTTTCTCCATAAACTCACATGCAACAAATTCATATGTGTGTCCACatgaaatattttctatCCATAGTGTAATGAATTTCAAG GATAAAATTCTAAAGGATGCACCTTCAACAAAAGCGTACAGTGCACTCAATAAAGGGCAAAGCGATTGTAATGGGGATGATGATAATTTTCCTACAGACCTGAAGGAAGCATGGAAGTTACATGCTAACAATAGTGAAAATATAGAGGACCTTAAGAAAGTCTGGTGCAGAGTGCGTAACCTGAAAGGGGACAATTTGTCCGAAGATGAACGGtgccatttttcctattattaCATAGGGCATATATTCTCTGGCGATCTAAAGAGTGATGAATCATTTTGGAATTTTATGGATAAGGTATTAGAGAAATTGAAAGCATTGCCTGATGGTGGaaataaatgtgaaattGTGCGTAGCCCTTTTGAGTACGTGTATTTAGATTCTGAGAAAAGAGTATATGATTCTTATAAGGACTATACAACTATAAACGAAAAGGTAGGGGTTAATGGAACCGCCTGTAGTAAAGATTTACAGCATTATCTACAGGAGGCTGCACTAGCATATAGCATTATAAAGGGACACTGTGAAAAGGGACTCTATAGTGGAAATGCATATTGTATTAAATTTAACACCCAGTATAAAGAACTCATTCGTGAGAAACTCCTAGGCTCAAAGTGTATATCAGACAGGGCACAGGGATTTTTACGTGATGCGGAAGGAGTGAATGCGGCCGCCACTGCTATCTCTTCCATACTAGGAATAGTCGGCCTACCAACAATtgccttttttctccacaaG TATAATCTCCTACCCCCCTGGATAAGTCACTactttggaggaggaaggagccCCCACACCAGAAGtaatagaggaaaaagaagatcaggTGCAAAGAGCTGGGACACATTAACGGACAACGATTCCACGATCGGCTCAACTGTAGCTTCCACATCAAACCTGtcaagaacaacaacagaaaattataccatatataatggtagatCACCACCCACAAGGACAAATAGTGGAAGGAATAGTAATAGACAGCAGCAACAGAGACAAAG gTTTGTATCTTAA